CATTGAGCGTCATGCTCCTTGAACGCCTCAATATGCGCCTTGGCTATTGCCCCGCAGCCTACGACTCCAAACTGCATTTTTTTCATGTTATTTTTGTTCCCTTGGTTGTTTTTTGTTTATTCCACATTCTCATCCGGATTCCCTCGCCACCAACCGGGGGCTGAGAAGGATTGATTTCTCCTCAACCCCGTAGATCAGGTTGATCAATTTACGGGCGGCCAGGCGACCCTCCTCGCGGAAAGGCTGATGGATGGTCGTCAACGGCGGATCCGTTACCTCGCCCAGTTTCATGTTGTCATATCCCACAACCAGAACATCATGGCCGGGATTCAAGCCCGCCTGGCGCAGCAGGCGAATTACGGCAAGGGCCAATATGTCATAAACGGCGAAAATGCCCGCTGGCCGGGCGGATGCCTTGCAGAATTTTATCAATTTTCGCAAACCGGTCTCGTCCTTTGAAAAAAAATCAGCCGAGCGTCCCGCTTCGGCCAGCTTTTCCGCAAAACCGGGGCCGCGTTCCTTGAATTTACCCGCCACCGCAAAGGCTTTGCAACGCCGCGCCAGCAGTCGTTCGGCGGCCAGGCGGCCGCCAAGGCGTTCATCCATTGCCACCACCGGCACGCCGGGAATTTCCAGCGCGCAATTCAACAAGACGATCTTGCCGCCGCCCATCCGGAAGCGTTCCACCTCGCGGGCAATTTGCGG
This portion of the Kiritimatiellia bacterium genome encodes:
- a CDS encoding LacI family DNA-binding transcriptional regulator, producing MNKRLFNPGRKRKATLKDVAGRLGLSVSVVSRALSRRPDKNARVAPNTVRKIAAAAKILNFHPNRAAEFIKRGALPTIGVFVSATPNQLIADLLFGISESAQEEGFPLQIDGDFSVKGFRRFMRHNLDLAHSGVISYPMLITQPQIAREVERFRMGGGKIVLLNCALEIPGVPVVAMDERLGGRLAAERLLARRCKAFAVAGKFKERGPGFAEKLAEAGRSADFFSKDETGLRKLIKFCKASARPAGIFAVYDILALAVIRLLRQAGLNPGHDVLVVGYDNMKLGEVTDPPLTTIHQPFREEGRLAARKLINLIYGVEEKSILLSPRLVARESG